Within the Natranaeroarchaeum sulfidigenes genome, the region GTGACGGTATGGCCCAGCTCATCGTGGTCGTCGCGATCATCGCACAGATCCCCCTCTACGACCTGCTCGGTTACGACGACTTCGGGGGTGCGAAGGATTACCTCTTTGTTGCGTTCATGACCTTCGCCTTCTGGTTCGTCACGTGGGGCATTATGCTGACGACCGGCCTTTCGCTCTAACATGGCCGACGACAGCATTGCAGTCGTCGACCTCGAACGGTGTCAGCCGGACCGGTGTAACTACGAGTGCAAGAACTACTGCCCACCGAACCGTACTGGCAAGGAGTGTATCACGCTCCGTGGCGAGGAGACTCGCGAGGGCCAGCCCGATCAGGTCCACATCTCGGAGGAAATCTGTCTGGGCGAAACCTGCGGGATCTGCGTCGAAAAGTGCCCATTTGACGCCATCGAGATCATCAATCTCCCCCAGGAACTCGACGACGATCCGGCTCATCGCTACGGGGAGAACGCGTTCTCACTGTACGGGCTGCCGGTCCCCGAAGAGGGCAAAGTAACTGGTATCCTCGGCCCGAACGGCATCGGGAAAACGACGGCTGTCCGCATCCTTGCGGGCGAGATGGTGCCCAATCAGGGTAACCACGAGTCGCCACCGGACTGGGACGACGTTCTGGAACGGTATCGCGGGACGGAGCTACAGGACTACATCGCCGCAGTCCGCGACGGCAACGTCGAGGTCTCCCGGAAGCCCCAGTACGTCGACGAGATACCCGGCCAGTTCGACGGGAACACGCGCGAACTGCTCGAACATACGGACGAGCGGGGCGAGCTCGACTACCTGATCGATCGCATGGAGATCGGTCCCGTGATGGATCAGGACATCGACAGCATCTCCGGCGGAGAGCTTCAACGGGTCGCCATTGCGGCCTGTCTCGCTCGTGAAGCGGACTTCTATTTCCTCGACGAGATCACGCCGTATCTCGACATCGGCCAGCGGATGACCGTTGCCCGGCTGATCCGCGAACTCGCCGACGAGGAAAACAAGTCGATGCTGGTCGTCGAGCACGACCTGGCGATCCTCGACTTGCTCGCCGATTCCCTGCACGTCGCCTACGGTAGCCCGGGCGCGTACGGTGTCGTCACAACGCCGAAGTCGGTCCGCAACGGCATCAACGAGTATCTCGCAGGCTACCTCGACAACGAAAACATGCGGATTCGGCCGAGCCCAATCGAATTCGAGGAACACGCCCCGCGGCCCGTCAACCGTGCCCAGACGCTCGCGGAGTATCCCGACCTTACCAAAAGCTACGGCGAGGACGAGTTCAGCCTCGACGTCGAGGGCGGGACGATCCGGAAAAACGAGGTGCTGGGAATCGTCGGCCCGAACGGCATCGGGAAATCGACGTTCGCGAAGATGCTCACCGGGTCTATAGAGCCCGACGAAGGGGATATTGACGTCGCGCTCGACATCTCGTACAAGCCCCAGTACATCGATATCGACCAGCCGATGCGCGTCGATGCCTTTCTCTCGTCGATCACCGACCAATTCGGCTCGTCGTACTGGGACACCGAGATCGCCCAGCCCCTTCAGCTGGAGCGGATCATGGAGCAGAACCTGACCGACCTCTCCGGCGGCGAGCGCCAGCGGGTCGCCATCGCGGCCTGTCTATCGGACTCGGCTGATCTGTACCTGCTCGACGAGCCGTCGGCTCACCTCGACGTCGAACAGCGTGTTCAGGCCGCAAGCGCGATCCGGCGGTACGCCGAACAGCAGAGTGCAACCGTGATGGTCATCGACCACGACATCTACATGATGGATCTACTGGCGGACCGGCTGATGGTGTTCGATGGCGAGCCCGCCGAACACGGTCGTGCAGGCCAGCCCCAGGCGATGCGGTCGGGCATGAACGAGTTCCTCTCGAACCTCGATATCACGTTCCGCCGCGACGAGCGCGTCGGGCGACCCCGGATCAACAAGCCCGAGAGCCAGCTGGACCGCGAGCAGAAACGCGAAGGCGAATACTACTACTCTCTCTGATACGAACACCGTTACTCGGTGTTCTAAGCGGAGCTTACTGGGGTATCTGGGGTCTCTGCACGCTGGACCATACCCCCTCTCGTTTGTCAGCACGGTGCTATCCAACGCGGTATTGCTCTCCTGATAGCAGTCAATTATCAGCCCGATGGAAGGCGGTAGACATGAAATACTACGAATAAGCGCTTGCTTCGCGCGTCAGCGCTCACCACCCGTTCGAACAGGTAGGTTCACTGATCGGGTCGGTTGTCCGTAACTCGGACGCAGGTATCCGTAACCAATCAGTGGTAAGAACCGTGGGAGTTCGATACATCGCTCGGCAATCCGCGAAAAGCGTTTTTATTATACTCCGATCTTACCCGGACATGGCAGAGGATACTGATACTGACGTACCGTCAATCGAAACCTACAGTCGCCGCTCGTATCTGTCCGGGATCGCCGGTGGAAGTCTCTTGCTCGGTACGTCCGCCCTACTGTTCGGCGCGAAGGGTTCCGACGACACTGAGGAACCGATTGCACTCGAAGAAACGGGGGGGTTCCAGGCCGAGGAACCAGAACCAGTACAGGATTCGGACGTAATCGATCTCGGGGAAGAGGGAGTATCGGAAGGTGACGACATCGGAGCGTGGCTCTCGGAGTATATCGAAGACGGGGTAGAGATCATCGTCCCAGCTGGTAGGTATGACTACTCGACAAGTGCGTTCACTAGGGACCTAGATGATGGCTATGCCGACGTTACAGTCCGGGGGGAGGGGGAGTTCGGAGATGTTATCTTCGATCACGGCGATGGCTACAACTTCTCTGAGGTACTCTCCGCGAACGGCGGGGATATCCTGCTCGATAACGTCGTCTGGCGCGGCGTCTCGGGAGGTAACGGGAACATAACCGTCCAGGCGTCTGAGGACAACGAAGTGAGGCTTCGACGCGTTGCGCGTCCCGACGGAAGCGACGAGCACGGAGAAGGAGTGTTCGTACGACCCGAACACGCAGGTGTCGCCGTACTCGAACACTGCTGGTTCGAGTCGTTTACCGATAACGGGCTATACGCCAGCGCGCCGGGAGGGTCCAACGGGAATGACGGAGAAATCAAGGTGGTCGGTGGGCTCTACAAGAACAACAACATCGCGAACATCCGTATTAGCGGTACGAACTCGACGGTGGAGAGTGCAACAGTCGTGCTAACTACCCAGCACGACGACAAGTGGGGGACCGATCGAAGTGTCAACATGCGAGGTATCTGGATTCGGGAAGGAACCGAGAGTACGGGTAGAAACATTACGATTCAGGACTGTGACGTCTACAACGAGCTTCCGTACGCTCCGATCGAAATCAACCCCCGTGACGGTGGGGGGAGCGGCATCATCTCGGACACTCGCGTGTACAACGAAAGCGACGGAGTTCCGGCAATCGGGCATCTCGGTGGGGAGTGGGAGACCGATGGAGTCGCTATCACCGGGGATGGAGACACCACCAACGAGATCGATACTGACAGTTGCAACGCCCCCGAGTGCGCACAGGCATCGCCTGTCGCAGTCGAACCAATCGGTGATCGGTGATACCATGGACGGAGCAACGCGGCGTGACTGGGAGCGACTTCGTATGGACCCCGACATCGAAACCGACCTCGGCTACGAGCCAGCGGAACTCGATGTTGTGACGGTTGATCGACCGGATCGTGATCAGCGGCTCTTTCTCCCCGCTGACGAGGATGCACTGCACGAGGATGCGTTTATAGTCGCCGACTCCGACGCAGTCTGTGATCTCGTAGAGTACATTTAGACCGGCTCTAGTCGGTGTATTCCGTCACAAAGACTTTTACTCAGGGAACCGAACAGGACATAGCTCAACCCGCGCCTGCCGGGTGCGGGGATGAACCCTGAAACAATGACGGATGCTAACTCTCCCGACGTATTCGAGCCCTCACAGCAGTCCACCGATGTGAAGCCCGTCCCGATAGAAGAGATCCAGCCGCTCGCATCCTCGATCGTCGACAACGTGAAACGAGTGATCGTCGGTCAAGACGACGTGATCGAACATGTGGTCGTGACGATGCTCGCTCGGGGTCACGTGCTGCTTGAAGACGTCCCGGGCGTCGGCAAGACGATGCTCGCCCGGTCGATCGCCCGGTCTGTTGACTGTCGGTTTAAACGTGTCCAGTTTACGCCCGACCTCCTCCCGACTGATATTACCGGCGTAAACGTA harbors:
- a CDS encoding EMC6-like membrane protein — encoded protein: MSTETASPKAQHLRAVTITTITALAGVAAAFGSLYVGGPGAEAAGDGMAQLIVVVAIIAQIPLYDLLGYDDFGGAKDYLFVAFMTFAFWFVTWGIMLTTGLSL
- a CDS encoding ribosome biogenesis/translation initiation ATPase RLI, with the translated sequence MADDSIAVVDLERCQPDRCNYECKNYCPPNRTGKECITLRGEETREGQPDQVHISEEICLGETCGICVEKCPFDAIEIINLPQELDDDPAHRYGENAFSLYGLPVPEEGKVTGILGPNGIGKTTAVRILAGEMVPNQGNHESPPDWDDVLERYRGTELQDYIAAVRDGNVEVSRKPQYVDEIPGQFDGNTRELLEHTDERGELDYLIDRMEIGPVMDQDIDSISGGELQRVAIAACLAREADFYFLDEITPYLDIGQRMTVARLIRELADEENKSMLVVEHDLAILDLLADSLHVAYGSPGAYGVVTTPKSVRNGINEYLAGYLDNENMRIRPSPIEFEEHAPRPVNRAQTLAEYPDLTKSYGEDEFSLDVEGGTIRKNEVLGIVGPNGIGKSTFAKMLTGSIEPDEGDIDVALDISYKPQYIDIDQPMRVDAFLSSITDQFGSSYWDTEIAQPLQLERIMEQNLTDLSGGERQRVAIAACLSDSADLYLLDEPSAHLDVEQRVQAASAIRRYAEQQSATVMVIDHDIYMMDLLADRLMVFDGEPAEHGRAGQPQAMRSGMNEFLSNLDITFRRDERVGRPRINKPESQLDREQKREGEYYYSL